In one window of Microbacterium natoriense DNA:
- a CDS encoding TetR/AcrR family transcriptional regulator, producing the protein MPRPPLARERVLDAFEAIVIADGERTATLDATAKAAGVSKGGLLYHFGSKEELIAGLLGRLEQLNDADLAKMASAEEGPVAYYIRTSVMEDEALDRALIAASRLAQGGSAAAADALRHTRRRWEDAIRPHVRDAASLDLVMLLSDGLYFNNSLDVHGPELLVPRRQELTDLIALVLTATAP; encoded by the coding sequence ATGCCCAGACCGCCCCTCGCACGTGAACGCGTGCTCGATGCCTTCGAGGCCATCGTCATCGCCGACGGCGAACGCACCGCGACCCTCGATGCGACCGCCAAGGCGGCCGGCGTCTCGAAGGGCGGACTGCTCTATCACTTCGGGTCGAAGGAAGAGCTCATCGCGGGCCTCCTCGGCCGGCTCGAACAACTCAACGATGCCGATCTCGCGAAGATGGCGTCAGCCGAAGAAGGCCCCGTCGCGTACTACATCCGCACATCGGTCATGGAGGACGAAGCCCTCGACCGCGCCCTCATCGCCGCGTCTCGCCTGGCGCAGGGAGGTTCTGCGGCTGCTGCCGACGCGTTGAGGCATACGCGGCGGCGCTGGGAGGACGCGATCCGCCCTCATGTCCGCGACGCGGCGAGCCTGGATCTCGTCATGCTGCTCAGCGACGGTCTGTACTTCAACAACTCGCTCGACGTGCACGGTCCGGAGCTCCTGGTCCCCCGGCGCCAGGAGCTGACCGACCTCATCGCCCTGGTGCTCACGGCGACGGCGCCCTGA
- a CDS encoding MFS transporter, with the protein MTRTASIPTVSDDVETDAPRVGARGWAALVVLMLPVLLVSVDNTVLSFALPEISMALSPSGAEQLWIIDVYPLVLAGLLVTMGTMGDRFGRRRMLLIGATGFAAVSALAAFAPTAGLLIAARALLGFFGAMLMPSTLSLLRSIFRNRDQRRLAIAVWASAFSAGSALGPIVGGFLLEHFAWGSVFLVAVPVLIPLLIAAPLLVPESRDPHPGRIDPISILLSMGAMIPVVYAIKSFATDGPSLVAGAWAVLGVLLGALFVRRQLRADIPMLDMALFRRGTFSGAILVNLLSVVALVGFLYFVSQHLQLVLGLSPMVAGFALVPGMAAMIVAGLTVVPISRRVHPRVLIPAALVFSVAGYLVVAFTTSEHGVAPLIVAFVVLGLGIGAAETISNELILSSAPAEKAGAASAVSETAYELGAVLGTAVLGGIITAFYRGALVLPEGLPAEAARAAEETLAGAYTAAAELPETLGTALWDAAATAFGSGIMVTSLIGAGLVVLAGVIAAVTLRSSHPAA; encoded by the coding sequence ATGACGCGCACAGCGTCGATTCCCACTGTGAGTGACGACGTCGAGACTGACGCGCCCCGCGTCGGGGCGAGAGGATGGGCCGCGCTCGTCGTGCTCATGCTGCCGGTTCTGCTGGTGTCGGTGGACAACACCGTGTTGAGCTTCGCGCTGCCGGAGATCTCGATGGCGCTGTCGCCCTCGGGCGCCGAGCAGCTCTGGATCATCGACGTGTACCCGCTCGTGCTCGCAGGACTTCTCGTGACGATGGGCACGATGGGCGACCGCTTCGGGCGTCGCCGGATGCTGCTGATCGGAGCCACCGGATTCGCCGCGGTGTCGGCGCTGGCCGCCTTCGCCCCGACCGCCGGTCTGCTGATCGCCGCACGCGCGCTGCTCGGCTTCTTCGGCGCCATGCTCATGCCCTCGACGCTCTCCCTGCTGCGCTCGATCTTCCGCAACCGCGACCAGCGGCGCCTCGCGATCGCCGTGTGGGCCTCGGCGTTCTCGGCGGGTTCCGCCCTCGGACCCATCGTCGGAGGCTTCCTTCTCGAGCACTTCGCGTGGGGGTCCGTCTTCCTCGTGGCGGTCCCCGTGCTGATCCCGCTGCTCATCGCGGCGCCGCTTCTGGTGCCGGAGAGTCGTGATCCTCACCCGGGTCGCATCGACCCGATCAGCATCCTGCTCTCGATGGGCGCGATGATCCCTGTCGTGTACGCGATCAAGTCCTTTGCGACCGATGGTCCGTCGCTCGTCGCGGGCGCCTGGGCGGTGCTGGGCGTTCTGCTCGGTGCGCTGTTCGTGCGCCGCCAGTTGCGCGCCGACATCCCGATGCTCGACATGGCGCTGTTCCGTCGCGGCACGTTCTCGGGAGCGATTCTCGTGAACCTCCTGAGCGTGGTGGCCCTCGTGGGCTTCCTCTACTTCGTGTCGCAGCACCTGCAGCTCGTGCTCGGCCTCTCGCCGATGGTCGCCGGATTCGCTCTGGTGCCAGGCATGGCGGCGATGATCGTGGCGGGCCTCACGGTCGTGCCGATCTCGCGTCGCGTTCACCCGCGTGTGCTGATTCCTGCGGCGCTCGTCTTCTCGGTGGCGGGCTATCTGGTCGTCGCGTTCACGACCTCCGAGCACGGCGTCGCGCCGCTGATCGTCGCGTTCGTCGTGCTCGGCCTCGGGATCGGCGCGGCGGAGACGATCTCCAACGAGCTCATCCTCTCGAGCGCACCAGCGGAGAAGGCCGGAGCGGCGAGCGCCGTGTCCGAGACCGCGTACGAACTCGGAGCCGTGCTCGGGACGGCCGTGCTCGGTGGAATCATCACAGCCTTCTACCGGGGCGCGCTCGTCCTGCCGGAGGGGTTGCCCGCAGAGGCGGCGCGCGCCGCCGAGGAGACGCTCGCCGGCGCGTACACGGCAGCGGCGGAGCTGCCCGAGACACTCGGGACGGCGTTGTGGGATGCCGCCGCCACGGCGTTCGGGTCGGGGATCATGGTCACATCGCTGATCGGAGCGGGGCTCGTGGTCCTCGCAGGCGTGATCGCCGCCGTCACGCTGCGCTCGTCGCACCCCGCCGCCTGA
- a CDS encoding 3-isopropylmalate dehydrogenase: MSRVVKLAVIPGDGIGPEVVAEAEKVLDAATAGSGVSFEKTRFSLGAARFLETGDTLTDEDLAAIGANDAILLGAVGGQPGDPRLKDANIERGLLLKLRFTLDHYVNLRPSKLFAGAAGPLANPGEVDFVVVREGTEGPYVGNGGAIRRGTPHEVANETSVNTAFGVERVVRYAFELAERRRRKLTLVHKTNVLVHAGAIWQRIVDEVAAEHPDVVVDYLHVDAATIFLVTDPSRFDVIVTDNLFGDILTDLAGAVTGGIGLAASGNINPEGAFPSMFEPVHGSAPDIAGQQKADPTAAILSVALLLDHLGLTAESARVSAAVEADIAARTGARTTAEIGSAIAARL, encoded by the coding sequence ATGTCGCGCGTCGTCAAGCTTGCCGTCATCCCCGGTGACGGCATCGGGCCCGAGGTCGTCGCAGAAGCCGAGAAGGTGCTCGATGCGGCGACGGCCGGCAGTGGCGTCTCGTTCGAGAAGACCCGCTTCTCGCTGGGCGCCGCGCGTTTCCTCGAGACCGGCGACACCCTGACCGACGAAGACCTCGCGGCGATCGGCGCGAATGACGCGATCCTGCTGGGCGCCGTCGGCGGCCAGCCCGGCGACCCTCGTCTGAAAGATGCGAACATCGAGCGCGGGCTGCTGCTGAAACTGCGCTTCACACTCGATCACTACGTCAACCTGCGTCCGTCCAAGCTGTTCGCCGGAGCGGCCGGACCCCTGGCGAACCCTGGCGAGGTCGACTTCGTCGTGGTGCGCGAGGGCACGGAGGGGCCGTACGTCGGCAACGGGGGAGCGATCCGCAGGGGCACCCCGCACGAGGTCGCCAACGAGACCAGCGTCAACACCGCCTTCGGGGTCGAGCGCGTCGTCCGCTACGCGTTCGAGCTTGCCGAGCGTCGGCGCCGCAAGCTCACCCTCGTGCACAAGACGAACGTGCTCGTGCACGCGGGTGCCATCTGGCAGCGCATCGTGGACGAGGTCGCCGCCGAGCATCCCGATGTGGTCGTCGACTATCTCCACGTCGACGCCGCGACGATCTTCCTCGTGACAGACCCCTCGCGATTCGACGTGATCGTCACCGACAACCTGTTCGGAGACATCCTCACCGATCTGGCAGGCGCGGTCACCGGGGGGATCGGCCTCGCCGCATCGGGCAACATCAATCCCGAGGGCGCCTTCCCGTCGATGTTCGAGCCGGTGCACGGATCCGCGCCCGACATCGCGGGGCAGCAGAAGGCCGACCCGACCGCGGCGATCCTCTCGGTCGCGCTGCTGCTCGACCATCTGGGGCTGACCGCGGAATCGGCACGTGTGAGCGCGGCCGTGGAGGCGGACATCGCAGCCCGCACGGGGGCGCGCACGACGGCCGAGATCGGCTCGGCCATCGCTGCACGTCTCTGA
- a CDS encoding fumarylacetoacetate hydrolase family protein, producing MKIARFSHDDAIMYGIVDESDLVVLAGDPMFAGYEPTGQRVPLADAALLAPVIPRSKVVCVGKNYHDHAAEMGGTAPEEPLLFLKPNTAVIGPGDTIVRPSLSQQTEYEGELAVVIGKIAKNVTAADALSYVLGYTIGNDVTARDLQRKDGQWSRAKGFDTFCPLGPVIETDFDPASATIETRVNGEVRQHAPLTDMIHSVASIIEYASAVFTLLPGDVILTGTPAGVGAFDAGDIVEVEISGLGILRNAVRDAR from the coding sequence GTGAAGATCGCACGATTCAGCCATGACGACGCCATCATGTACGGCATCGTCGACGAGTCCGACCTTGTCGTGCTCGCCGGCGACCCGATGTTCGCGGGTTACGAACCCACGGGGCAGCGGGTGCCGCTCGCGGATGCCGCGCTGCTCGCGCCGGTCATCCCGCGGTCGAAGGTTGTCTGCGTCGGCAAGAACTACCACGACCACGCGGCGGAGATGGGCGGAACGGCTCCGGAGGAGCCTCTGCTCTTCCTGAAGCCGAACACCGCGGTGATCGGCCCCGGCGACACGATCGTCCGCCCATCGCTCTCGCAGCAGACCGAGTACGAGGGCGAGCTCGCCGTCGTGATCGGCAAGATCGCGAAGAACGTCACGGCGGCGGACGCTCTGAGCTACGTGCTCGGGTACACGATCGGCAACGACGTCACGGCGCGTGACCTGCAGCGCAAGGACGGACAATGGTCGCGAGCCAAGGGCTTCGACACGTTCTGCCCCCTCGGGCCGGTGATCGAGACCGACTTCGATCCCGCGTCCGCCACGATCGAGACCCGCGTGAACGGAGAGGTGCGCCAGCACGCTCCGCTGACCGACATGATCCACTCCGTCGCGTCGATCATCGAGTACGCCTCGGCTGTGTTCACTCTGCTGCCCGGTGACGTGATCCTCACCGGCACACCCGCCGGTGTCGGTGCCTTTGACGCTGGTGACATCGTCGAGGTCGAGATCTCAGGACTCGGCATCCTGCGCAACGCCGTTCGCGACGCGCGGTGA
- a CDS encoding MFS transporter, whose translation MVLSAGQVLGGIAFGATVSLGALLAADLSGDDGLSGLATASVTLGPALCSIPLARMAARVGRRRALTLGNIFALVGIMIVVLAVALRIFPLLLLGTLTIGAGNAGNLQSRFAATDLAAPEHRGRDLSIVVWSTTIGGVAGPLLLAPGEVVGHALGMPPQTGSYAFSFVAQCLALVLYLVALRPDPLLTAQRLARAAATVASTVREDRPVVARYAIFAVAGSHVVMASVMAMTPVHLSHMAHEMHGTATTPADVSALVGITIALHVGGMYALSPVFGILADRLGRLRVVLIGQVLLGGALAFAVFANDQAWGVIVALILLGLGWSAATVAGAALLTESSAPELRTRRQGRSDSLMSLCAAAGAVLAGVILSNFQYAGLGIAASVIVVAIVVLSPLARGRAA comes from the coding sequence ATGGTGCTTTCTGCGGGGCAGGTGCTCGGCGGGATCGCTTTCGGCGCCACAGTGTCCCTCGGGGCGCTGCTCGCGGCGGATCTCTCGGGCGACGACGGTCTCTCGGGCCTCGCCACGGCATCCGTGACCCTCGGGCCGGCGCTCTGCTCGATCCCGCTCGCGAGGATGGCAGCCCGCGTCGGACGGCGGCGCGCACTGACGCTCGGCAACATCTTCGCTCTGGTCGGCATCATGATCGTGGTGCTCGCGGTGGCGCTGCGCATCTTCCCTCTGCTGCTGCTCGGCACGCTCACCATCGGGGCGGGCAACGCGGGAAACCTGCAGTCACGGTTCGCCGCCACCGATCTCGCCGCCCCGGAGCATCGCGGTCGCGACCTGTCGATCGTCGTGTGGTCGACGACGATCGGGGGAGTGGCGGGGCCGTTGCTGCTCGCTCCGGGTGAGGTCGTCGGGCATGCACTGGGGATGCCGCCGCAGACGGGGTCCTACGCGTTCTCGTTCGTCGCGCAGTGTCTCGCCCTCGTGCTGTATCTGGTCGCGCTCAGGCCCGATCCGCTCCTGACGGCACAACGGCTCGCCAGGGCAGCCGCAACCGTCGCCAGCACCGTACGAGAGGATCGGCCGGTCGTGGCGCGGTATGCGATCTTCGCAGTCGCGGGGTCGCATGTGGTGATGGCGTCGGTCATGGCGATGACCCCGGTGCATCTGTCGCACATGGCGCACGAGATGCACGGGACGGCCACGACGCCTGCCGACGTCTCGGCACTGGTCGGCATCACGATCGCGCTGCACGTCGGCGGCATGTACGCGCTGTCACCGGTGTTCGGCATCCTCGCGGATCGCCTGGGCCGCCTGCGGGTGGTGTTGATCGGTCAGGTGCTGCTCGGCGGCGCTCTGGCGTTCGCCGTGTTCGCCAATGATCAGGCGTGGGGAGTCATCGTGGCGCTCATCCTGCTCGGGCTCGGCTGGAGCGCAGCGACGGTCGCCGGCGCAGCGCTGCTCACCGAATCGAGTGCGCCCGAGCTGCGCACCCGGCGTCAAGGACGCAGCGACTCCCTCATGAGCCTGTGCGCGGCCGCAGGCGCCGTGCTCGCTGGTGTGATCCTGTCGAACTTCCAGTACGCGGGGCTCGGGATCGCCGCATCCGTCATCGTCGTCGCGATCGTGGTGCTCTCGCCGCTCGCGCGAGGGCGCGCCGCGTAG
- the gltX gene encoding glutamate--tRNA ligase yields the protein MATPHPLTTTASGADVRVRFCPSPTGLPHVGMIRTALYNWAYARHTGGKMVFRIEDTDAARDSEESFRQLVDALTWLKIDWDEGVEVGGPHEPYRQSQRHDIYRGVIDKLVATGALYESYSNAEEIDARNEANGRAKQLGYDNFDRDLTEEQKTAFRAEGRQPALRLRVPDEDLTYVDLIRGEVTFPAGSFPDFVVVRPNGVPLYTFVNPVDDALMGITHVLRGEDLMPSTARQLALYAALIDAGVTTFVPRFAHMPLVLGETGNKKLSKRDPQADLFLHRERGFIHEGLLNYLALLGWSIGHDRDVFSLDEFTAAFDIVNVNPNPARFDQKKAESINGDHIRMLDEKDFAERIVPYLAAAGLFDEPTREQLVLAFRAAPLIQERVQLLGEAPGMLGFLFTDDISYEADALKGLPANAAEVLDACVAALEPVTDFTPQPIQDALAKALVEDLELKPRVAYGPPRVAITGRRVSPPLFESMELLGKDESLRRLRALSAQLAG from the coding sequence ATGGCTACTCCTCACCCCCTCACCACGACCGCTAGTGGTGCCGACGTCCGCGTCCGCTTCTGCCCGTCTCCGACCGGTCTGCCGCACGTCGGCATGATCCGCACCGCCCTCTACAACTGGGCGTACGCCCGCCACACCGGCGGCAAGATGGTGTTCCGCATCGAAGACACCGACGCCGCGCGCGACAGCGAGGAGAGCTTCCGTCAGCTCGTCGACGCGCTCACGTGGCTGAAGATCGACTGGGATGAGGGCGTCGAGGTCGGCGGCCCGCACGAGCCGTACCGCCAGTCGCAGCGCCACGACATCTACCGCGGCGTGATCGACAAGCTCGTCGCCACCGGCGCTCTGTACGAGAGCTACTCGAACGCCGAGGAGATCGACGCCCGCAACGAGGCGAACGGCCGCGCGAAGCAGCTCGGCTACGACAACTTCGACCGTGACCTCACGGAGGAGCAGAAGACCGCGTTCCGCGCCGAGGGCCGCCAGCCCGCTCTGCGCCTGCGCGTGCCGGACGAGGACCTCACCTACGTCGACCTCATCCGCGGCGAGGTCACCTTCCCCGCCGGATCCTTCCCGGACTTCGTGGTCGTGCGCCCGAACGGCGTGCCGCTGTACACGTTCGTGAACCCGGTCGACGACGCGCTCATGGGCATCACCCACGTGCTGCGCGGTGAGGACCTCATGCCGTCCACGGCTCGTCAGTTGGCCCTCTACGCCGCGTTGATCGACGCCGGAGTCACGACCTTCGTGCCGCGTTTCGCGCACATGCCGCTCGTCCTGGGCGAGACCGGCAACAAGAAGCTGTCCAAGCGCGATCCGCAGGCCGACCTCTTCCTGCACCGCGAGCGCGGCTTCATCCACGAGGGTCTGCTGAACTACCTCGCTCTTCTGGGCTGGTCGATCGGCCACGACCGCGACGTGTTCTCCCTCGACGAGTTCACCGCGGCGTTCGACATCGTGAACGTGAACCCGAACCCGGCGCGCTTCGACCAGAAGAAGGCCGAGTCGATCAACGGCGACCACATCCGGATGCTCGATGAGAAGGACTTCGCCGAGCGGATCGTGCCCTATCTGGCCGCGGCCGGCCTGTTCGATGAGCCGACTCGCGAGCAACTGGTGCTGGCGTTTCGCGCGGCCCCGCTGATCCAGGAGCGCGTGCAACTGCTGGGCGAGGCGCCCGGCATGCTCGGCTTCCTCTTCACCGACGACATCTCCTACGAGGCTGATGCGCTCAAGGGGCTGCCGGCGAACGCCGCCGAGGTGCTCGACGCGTGCGTGGCCGCTCTCGAGCCGGTGACCGACTTCACGCCGCAGCCGATCCAGGATGCTCTCGCAAAGGCCCTGGTCGAGGACCTCGAGCTCAAGCCGCGCGTGGCCTATGGACCTCCGCGCGTCGCCATCACCGGTCGGCGCGTGTCGCCTCCGCTGTTCGAATCGATGGAACTGCTCGGCAAGGACGAATCGCTGCGTCGCCTGCGCGCGCTGTCCGCTCAGCTCGCGGGCTGA
- a CDS encoding lipocalin family protein, translating into MDEKMARSVSALELARYLGLWYEQGRLPLRFEDDEARDVTAEYSLADDGTVTVDNRCLDKNGEPERALGQATPDPDHPGRLRVSFLPEKLRWLPFTRADYWVLRVDEDYEHALVGTPDHRYLWLLSRQAQADDAVVEDFLQTARDQGFDLTGWITTPQSGAVVAF; encoded by the coding sequence ATGGACGAGAAGATGGCGCGCTCAGTATCCGCGCTCGAGCTCGCACGGTACCTGGGCCTGTGGTACGAGCAGGGGCGTCTGCCGTTGCGGTTCGAGGATGACGAGGCGCGGGACGTCACTGCCGAGTACTCGCTCGCCGATGATGGCACGGTGACAGTCGACAACCGCTGCCTCGACAAGAACGGCGAGCCCGAGCGAGCCCTCGGACAGGCGACACCGGATCCGGATCACCCGGGGCGGCTCCGTGTGTCGTTCCTGCCTGAGAAGCTCCGCTGGCTGCCGTTCACGCGCGCCGACTACTGGGTGCTGCGCGTGGACGAGGACTACGAGCACGCGCTCGTGGGCACGCCGGATCACCGGTACCTGTGGCTGTTGTCGAGGCAGGCGCAGGCCGACGACGCGGTGGTGGAGGACTTCCTGCAGACCGCCCGTGACCAGGGATTCGACCTGACCGGATGGATCACCACGCCGCAGTCGGGCGCGGTCGTCGCGTTCTGA
- a CDS encoding bleomycin resistance protein, with the protein MSGDRAVPNLPSRDLLATSAFYARFGFIESFRDEGWMILRRGSVELEFFPVSGLDPWTSSFRCSIRVADLDELWRDTIAAGIPIGKTGFPRLHEPRVERSGLRIAYLVDPDGNQLALIAEPHTRAPCAR; encoded by the coding sequence GTGAGCGGAGACCGTGCCGTTCCCAATCTCCCCTCACGAGATCTCCTCGCGACGAGCGCCTTCTACGCGCGATTCGGTTTCATCGAGAGCTTCCGCGATGAAGGCTGGATGATCTTGAGGCGCGGATCCGTCGAGCTCGAGTTCTTCCCGGTCTCAGGTCTCGACCCGTGGACGAGCTCGTTCCGCTGCAGCATCCGGGTCGCCGACCTCGATGAGCTGTGGCGCGACACGATCGCTGCCGGCATCCCCATCGGAAAGACGGGATTCCCGCGGCTGCACGAGCCGCGTGTGGAGCGTTCGGGACTGCGCATCGCCTACCTCGTCGACCCCGACGGCAATCAGCTCGCTCTCATCGCCGAACCCCATACTCGGGCGCCGTGCGCCCGGTGA
- a CDS encoding NTP transferase domain-containing protein — MTADHGIAGPAIVLAGGRARRLGGADKPMVPVAGRPLIEHAIEAAATRQRIVVVGGPFEIDDDRVVWAREEPRFGGPAAALAAGLDALGHVDTVDSHESDAEVLVLAADLPEAVRLVQLLDAAAFPADVDGVVGSDAAGREQWLAGRYHLASLRRAVHALAEADGASMRDLLSGLVLRAVPVGGAATDLDTWEAIDEYRRAHPANSGKDHIMTDSPSDLETWVRATATDLGLDPDQVPTGLLLDVTRETAHEVVRPAGPVTTFLIGLAVGRGSTIDDAVATVRARIAEWPGGS, encoded by the coding sequence GTGACCGCCGACCACGGCATCGCGGGTCCTGCGATCGTCCTCGCCGGAGGGCGTGCCCGCCGACTCGGCGGCGCGGACAAGCCGATGGTGCCGGTGGCCGGGCGCCCGCTGATCGAGCACGCCATCGAGGCGGCTGCGACTCGACAGCGGATCGTGGTGGTCGGCGGCCCCTTCGAGATCGACGACGATCGCGTCGTCTGGGCGCGGGAGGAGCCGCGCTTCGGCGGACCGGCCGCGGCGCTGGCCGCGGGACTCGACGCTCTCGGCCATGTCGACACCGTCGATTCTCACGAAAGCGACGCAGAGGTGCTCGTGCTGGCCGCCGACCTCCCCGAGGCGGTCCGTCTCGTGCAGCTGCTCGACGCGGCCGCATTTCCCGCCGATGTCGACGGCGTCGTCGGAAGCGATGCAGCAGGGCGCGAGCAGTGGCTCGCGGGGCGCTATCACCTCGCCTCGCTGCGTCGCGCCGTGCACGCGCTGGCAGAGGCCGACGGAGCGTCGATGCGCGATCTGCTTTCGGGCCTCGTGCTCCGAGCAGTCCCTGTCGGCGGAGCGGCGACGGATCTCGACACCTGGGAGGCGATCGACGAGTATCGAAGAGCGCACCCGGCGAACAGTGGGAAGGACCACATCATGACCGACTCCCCCTCCGACCTCGAGACGTGGGTGCGCGCGACGGCCACCGATCTCGGCCTGGATCCCGACCAGGTCCCGACCGGACTTCTCCTCGACGTCACGCGCGAGACCGCACACGAGGTGGTACGCCCGGCTGGGCCGGTGACCACGTTCCTCATCGGCCTCGCGGTCGGACGCGGCAGCACGATCGATGACGCCGTCGCGACCGTTCGAGCGCGCATCGCCGAGTGGCCGGGCGGCAGCTGA
- a CDS encoding molybdopterin molybdotransferase MoeA: MTHVVSDAGHSASPRMITIDEHRQRILEAVTPLPAELLPLSAARGRVLAAEVRSRWPLPLFDASAMDGYAVRQADAVSGAVLRVIADVPAGAPDDPALGPGEAARIMTGAPVPSDADAIVPLEHTDLGTAVRHDAPERVTVLTAAAHGAHIRRAGEDRGAGEVVVDAGAELKAWQLAAIASCGYDRVLVGSAPRVAVISTGTELVPPASTPDRGQIPESNSVLLAAAVADAGGNVTAVRSVPDDPALLRRTVQGVLDVADVVILTGGASVGAFDVVKAVMGPEYGIRFDSVSMQPGKPQGFGMHHGALVFCLPGSPLGMAVSFEVFVRPALRALAGHRDVERRRLTLPASRSWRVRAGKTQLLPVVFDGDRVEPATKGNGFHPISSLAVADALAIIPADVDAVLEGDLVSVMLL, from the coding sequence TTGACCCATGTCGTCTCCGACGCCGGTCACTCGGCCTCCCCGCGCATGATCACGATCGACGAGCACCGTCAGCGGATCCTCGAGGCGGTGACCCCGCTCCCCGCCGAGCTGCTTCCGCTCTCGGCGGCACGCGGGCGTGTACTTGCGGCGGAGGTGCGCAGCCGGTGGCCGCTCCCCCTCTTCGACGCCTCGGCGATGGACGGCTACGCGGTGCGACAGGCGGATGCCGTCTCCGGGGCCGTGCTCAGGGTGATCGCGGATGTGCCGGCAGGCGCCCCCGACGACCCCGCTCTGGGCCCGGGCGAGGCGGCGCGCATCATGACTGGCGCCCCCGTGCCGAGCGACGCCGACGCCATCGTGCCGCTCGAGCACACGGATCTGGGGACGGCGGTGCGGCACGACGCGCCGGAGCGCGTGACCGTGCTGACGGCGGCGGCGCATGGGGCTCACATCCGGCGCGCAGGCGAGGATCGCGGGGCGGGAGAGGTCGTCGTCGATGCCGGCGCCGAGTTGAAAGCATGGCAGCTCGCCGCGATCGCCTCGTGCGGATACGACCGGGTGCTCGTGGGGTCTGCCCCTCGAGTCGCCGTGATCTCCACAGGAACCGAGCTCGTACCGCCGGCATCGACGCCCGACCGCGGGCAGATCCCCGAGTCGAACTCGGTGCTTCTCGCGGCGGCGGTGGCCGACGCGGGCGGTAACGTCACCGCTGTGCGCTCGGTTCCGGATGATCCCGCGCTTCTCCGCCGCACCGTGCAGGGCGTGCTCGACGTCGCCGATGTCGTCATCCTGACCGGCGGCGCCAGCGTCGGTGCGTTCGACGTCGTCAAGGCCGTGATGGGACCCGAGTACGGCATCCGCTTCGACAGCGTGTCGATGCAGCCGGGCAAGCCGCAGGGATTCGGAATGCACCACGGCGCGCTGGTCTTCTGCCTGCCGGGCTCTCCGCTCGGGATGGCCGTGTCGTTCGAGGTGTTCGTGCGCCCGGCGCTGCGTGCACTGGCGGGTCACCGCGACGTCGAGCGACGACGGTTGACGCTGCCCGCGAGCCGGTCGTGGCGGGTGCGCGCAGGCAAGACGCAGCTTCTCCCCGTCGTCTTCGACGGAGACCGGGTCGAGCCTGCGACCAAGGGCAACGGCTTCCATCCGATCTCCTCCCTGGCGGTCGCCGACGCCCTCGCGATCATCCCCGCCGATGTCGATGCCGTGCTCGAAGGCGATCTCGTGTCGGTGATGCTCCTGTGA
- the fdhD gene encoding formate dehydrogenase accessory sulfurtransferase FdhD — protein MGRITTRRPVLRITAGEGADRRADTLAVEEPLEIRIAGTALAVTMRTPGHDVELAAGFLVSEGIIGQTDEFRSAIHCGGPGTGGDENTYNVLDVALGTGVRLPTADDARRFYTTSSCGVCGKASIDAVSTVSRYDVGGDRLEIDDQWITGLPDRLRAGQDAFQKTGGLHAAALFDGATGEMLVLREDVGRHNAVDKVVGWALLNERLPLRAMVLQVSGRASFELVQKAVMAGIPVLSAVSAPSSLAVELAESSGLTLAGFVRGRSMNVYAHAQRIRITRATARDTVNEGAMTGEH, from the coding sequence GTGGGCAGGATCACGACGCGACGACCCGTACTCCGCATCACCGCGGGAGAAGGCGCTGATCGACGCGCCGACACGCTCGCGGTGGAGGAACCTCTCGAGATCCGCATCGCGGGTACCGCATTGGCTGTGACGATGCGGACGCCGGGGCACGACGTGGAGCTCGCCGCCGGCTTCCTCGTCTCCGAGGGCATCATCGGCCAGACAGACGAGTTCCGGTCGGCGATCCATTGCGGCGGACCGGGCACGGGAGGCGATGAGAACACCTACAACGTGCTGGATGTGGCGTTGGGCACCGGGGTGCGCCTGCCGACGGCCGACGACGCCAGACGTTTCTACACGACCAGTTCGTGCGGCGTGTGCGGGAAGGCGAGCATCGACGCCGTCTCGACCGTCTCGCGCTACGACGTCGGCGGGGACCGACTCGAGATCGACGATCAGTGGATCACCGGCCTGCCCGATCGGCTGCGGGCCGGTCAGGACGCGTTTCAGAAGACCGGCGGACTGCACGCGGCGGCGCTCTTCGACGGCGCCACGGGAGAGATGCTCGTGCTGCGAGAGGATGTGGGGCGGCACAACGCCGTCGACAAGGTCGTCGGCTGGGCGCTGCTGAACGAGCGACTGCCTCTGCGCGCCATGGTGCTGCAGGTGTCGGGGCGGGCGAGCTTCGAACTCGTGCAGAAGGCGGTGATGGCCGGCATTCCGGTGCTGTCAGCGGTCTCAGCGCCGTCGTCATTGGCGGTCGAGCTCGCGGAGAGCTCCGGGCTGACCCTGGCGGGCTTCGTCCGCGGGCGGAGCATGAACGTCTACGCGCACGCGCAGCGGATCAGGATCACGCGCGCCACGGCACGCGACACGGTGAACGAAGGGGCGATGACCGGTGAGCACTGA